The nucleotide sequence GGTCGGCGCACCGCGCGCGGCTCATCGTGGCCGGCGTGCCGCACGTCGTCCTCCGGGTCGAGGGCCTCGACAGGTGGCCGCTCGCGCGGATCGCGCCGGCGCTCAGGCGCGACCCGTCGCTCGGGCCGGCGGGAGCCAACATCGATGCCGTCGAAACGGAGAGCGGCGGGGCGGTCCGTGTCCGCACGTGGGAGCGCGGCGTGGAAGGCGAGACGCTGGCGTGCGGCTCGGGAGCGGTCGCGAGCGCGCTTCTCGCGCGGATCCAGGGGGCGGGGGAACGGGTCACCGTCGTTCCGCGGAGCGGGATCCCCCTCGTCGTCGAGCTTCCGGGCGATCCGCGGCGGCCGTCGTCGGCGATCCTCATCGGTGACGCGCGCTTCGTCTTCGAGGGCGCGTTGTCGGAGGAAGGGCTCGGGCCTCCCCCGTGAAACCGGCCTCGCGGCTCAGGAAGGTCCTCGACTGGACCCTCGGCCTCGGGCTCATCGCTCTCGGCATCGTCGGTCTCGTGCTCCCCGGCCTGCAGGGGATCCTCCTGATCCTCGCGGGGCTCGCGGTCCTGAGCAGTCACAGCCCCAGGGCGAGGCGTCTTCTCGACATGCTCAAGGCGAAGGTCAAGGCGGCGAAGGACCGCGTGACCAGAAACAAGGGGACAGGCACTAGTTAGGTTGTTTCAGTCCGGCAGCCCGCGGCGCTTGCGGTCGGCGAGCGTCTCGTCGAACGCCTGCGTCACGATCGTGCGCGCGAACGACGGCTTGGCGGCCGGGTCGAACCGTTGCGCGAGGCCGGGGTCCGCAAGGACGCGATCGACGATGTCCTTCTGCGGCACGAGATCGGTGAACGCTTCCTGCACGCGGCCGCGCGTCCACGCGAGCGTGTCGCGCATCGTGCGTGCTGCGGCGACGTCCTGCGCCGGCCCCCTCGTCGGGACGAGGAACTTGAGATCGTCGCGTACGAGATCGTTCAAGGCACCGATCCATCCGCGGATGTCGGAGTCCTTGCCGTAGGGGTTGCGATCGCCGACCAGCAAGCCGCCGATCGCCATGATCCCCGTCCCCGGGAACTCGACCCAGAGGTCGCCACGAGAGTGCGCGTGCGGCAGCGGATAGAGCAAAACCTTCCGTACCGGGTCGTCGAGCGTGAACGGCCCCGCCGCGTAGAGGACCGGAAGGACGCGCTTCGGCTCCTCCCAGCCGCTCGGATCGGCGGCGCGCGCGCGGAACTCGGCGCCAACGTCGAAATCCTTGTCCTCGAGGCTCGCCCGCGCGCTCGCCGAGGCGACGACGAGCGTCTCCGGCGGGAACGCCGACGCGCCGCCGCACGCCTCCTGGTGCGGATGCGTGAGGACGAGGTAGCGGACCGGCTTCTTGAGGTCGGTCGCGATCGCGGCGAGGAGCGCCTTCGCCGCCGCGGGCGTCGGCTGCGCATCGATGACGAGGAGGCCGTCCGCGCGCTCGACGACGATCGAGTTGGTGCCCTCGAGCCCGGGGGCGGTGTTCCGGTAGACCCGCATGCCGGGGGCGAGGGTCTCGACGTCGAAGTCACCCCGCCGGGCGCCCTCCGGCGCCGCCAGGGACGAGACGCAAGCGATCCCCAGCATCACGGTGGCCGCGGCGACACGCATAGAAGCGCGAATCTACCATCGGGTCACGGACCGGGCTACTCGACCCCGAGCCCTTTCGGCCACGCGATCGCGTAAAGACGGGCGCCGGCGAGGACGCGCTTGACGTAGATCCTCGTCTCGGGAATCGGGATGCGCTCGACGAAGCGCTCGTCGTCGGCGCGGGCGGTCGACCACCGCTCGACGCGCGCCGGGCCGCCGTTGTAGGCCGCGAGCCCCGGCGGGACCGACCCGAAGCGCCGGATGTAGTCCTGGAGATGGGCGCAGCCGAGCCTGAGATTGGTCTCGGGGTCGAAGAGGTCGTCCGGCTTGAAGGGGGCGATCTTGAGACGCGCCGCGAGCTCGGCCCCCACCGCGGGCATGACCTGAAGGAGGCCCCGCGCGCCCGCGGACGAGACGGCGAGCGGATTGAACGCGCTCTCCTGGAGGGCGACCGCGGCGAGGAGCGCCGGTGGAAGCCCGCACTCCTTCGCGGCCTTGGTGATCGCCTCGGCCGACGGCGCGGGGGCGAGGAGGCGCCAGAGCGAGACCGGAACGCGCTCGACGCGTGCGCGGTCACGGTCGCCGATCGCGCGCTGCGCGAACGCCACCGCGTCCGCGAGCGAGCCCGCCTGGCGCGCCGCGGTGGCCGCTTCGGAGGCGACCGTCATGCGCGCCGCGTCGTCGGCGCCGTCGAGCGCCGCACGATACGAGGACGACGCGGCATCCCAGAGTCCGACCGAGGCGAGCTGGCGACCGGCGGCGAGCCATCGACCGGGATTCGTCAGGGGGGCCAGATCGCCGGCGGCCGCCGGTACGGGCGTGCCGAGGCGTTTCGCCGCGAGGATCCCGTAGTAGTGGTTGCCGTAATCGGCCGCGAGGTGCTGCCATGCGTCGCGTGCGGCGGCGGAGCGGCCGCTCGCGTCCGCGATCCGCGCGCGCCAGTAGAGCGCGGTGATCTTGACGCCGTCGGGGGCGTCGGGCCTAGCGAGCGCGCGGGCGAAGCCGGCGTCGGCGTCCACCGTCTTGCCGAGCTCGTACGCGGCCCACCCTTCCCGGAGGAGGGCGAGCGGGTCGGCGTCGTCCCCGGCCGCGAGCCGGTAGCGGCGGTAGGCGTCGAGGGTCGCGGGGCTCGGGACACCCTCGCCGGCCTTCGCGAGATCGAGGAGCGCGTGCTCGCGCCAGGGCGATGCCCCTTGGCGCCCCAAGGTCTGGAGCGCGCTCCGGTAGAGGTCGTACCGGCCGGCGTCGGCGGCGAGCCGCGCCTCGAGGTAGCGCGCGCCGTCCTTCGTTCCGGCGTCTCCGGTCTTGGCGCGCACGAGCGCCGCGCGCGCTTCCGCCGTCCGGCCGAGCTTGAAGAACGCCTCCCCCGCGGCCAGCGACTCGGACGGGGTCGGCGGTGACGGGAGCGCCAGCAGATCCAACGCCTGCTGTGTCCGGTTCTCCTCGACGAGCCGGCGTGCCGCCGTGACGAGCTTCGGGCGATCGGCGGGCTCGAAGCGTGCCGCCGCATCGGGAACCGTTTCCTGGAAGGCGGTCAAGACGAGCGCCGTGTCGTCGGCGGACATCGGCGCGAGCGCGGCCTCGGCGAGGCGGCGGCGGGCGCCCGCGGGATCGCCGTTCGCGGCCAAGAGGCGGGCCGCTTCGACCGTCCCCGACGCGCTCTTCGCGTCATCGAGAACGCGGAGCGCATCTTGCCACCGCCCCTTGGCCACCGCCGATGCGACCACGATCCGCCGCGCGTCGTCGCCCGATGGAAATCCGGGGATCGCCAAGGCGCGTCGCGCGAGATCGCCGGCGCGATCCGCATCGGAGCCGGCGAGGAGCGCCCGCGCGCGGAGCACGAGCGCGAGAGGGGCGAGCGGCTCCGACTCCGGCAGCTCGCGCGGGAGCACTCGGGCGATCTCACCGTCCTTCCCTCGCGCGGCGAGACGGGCCGCCGCGAGAACGCGCGCGCGCGGCTCCCACGCCGGGGCCTTGTAGCGACGAAGGAACGTTGCGATGTCCGCGGTGCCGGCCACGTCGTCGCCCTTCGCATACGCGCGAACCGCGGCCTCGAGAGGCGGCGGCATCGTCCGGGCGTCGTTCCAGCGCACGGTGCGCTTGGCGACCCAGAGCGTTCCGGCGCCGGCGGCGGCGAGGACGAGGATCCCTGTGACGATCAGCGGTCCTCGGCGCATCGGCGGCCTCAGGAGAAGAGCGTCGGGTCTCCGCCGCCGAGCACGTGGACGTAGGCGTCGTCGAGGAGCTTCGCCCCTTCGGCGCCCAGATCGGGGAAGCGCCGCGTGAACGACTCTCGTCCGCGCTTCAGATGCTCGGCGAGGCGGCTCGTCAGATCGCGCTGGCGGCGGCCGAGGACGACCGCCTCTTCGTTGTAGAGCCGGATGTCGGTGGCGACCAGGCGCGCGTAGCGGCGAGCCTCTTCGCGACGCGGGTCGTTCTCGGCCGGGCCTGACGCGGCGACACCGCCCCATGGCGCGAGGGCGGTCGCGGCAGCGGCCGGGACCGCCGCCGCCGCAACGGAGGCGACGACCGGCTCCTCGACGACCGCGACCGGCTCGGGAGGCCGTTCCGCCGGTGCCGTGGTCACGGCGGCATCCCGGGATTTCAGGCGGCGCCAGGCGAGATCGAGCTCGAGCCGGAGGCGCGCCGCCTGGCAGAGGACGGCGAGCGCCGCCGGCGACCAGGGTGTTTCGCCTGCATCCCGCTCGGCGACCAGGATGGCGACGGTCTTCCCCGAGACGCGGAGGGGCAGGCCGACGACTTCCGCGGCCGGCGGCTGGCCGAACGCGGGAGCCGTTTCCCCGTGGACCAGAGAGCGCCACCGGACGTCTTCTTCGGCGGCCAGCGCGGCGAGCCATCCGTCGTCCGAGGGGAGCGAGGTGTCACGCTGGCGGCGGGCCGCGTCGGCCGGATAGCCGATCGAGCTCCAGCCCTTGAAGCGCCCGTCACGGAGGAGGAAGACGGAGGTTTTCGGCGCGCCGGCGGTCGCCCCTTCGAGGAGGGCGCGGAAGATCTCGCCGGGGGAGAGGAAGCTGGCGAGCTCCGCCATTTTGCGGTCGAGAAGCTCGAGAGTGGCGTCTTCGCCTTTCATCGTCGGGGACCTCATGCGGATCTTAACCGCTCTCGCCGGTCGGTTGGCGGAGGGCATCGTCCAACAACGACGCGAACTCCGCAAACCCTTCGAGAAGGCTCTTGACCTCGGGGGCGAGGCGGATCGCACGCGCGAGGTGCTGGATGGCGGCGCGCGGGTCGTCGCCCCGCGCGAGCACCGAGGCGAGGTTCAAGCGGTAGGTGGCGCGGTCCGGGGAGATCGCGACCGCGTGCGCGTAGGCGTCCTTGGCCTCTTCCAGGAGGCCGGCTCCCTCGAGGACGTTGCCGAGGTTGTTCCATCCAGCGTCGTACGAAGGGTCGAGCGCGAGCGCGCGACGGAAGGCATGCGCGGCCTCGGGCTTGCGGTCGGCGAGGACGAGGGCATGACCGTAGTTGTTCCAGGCCTCGTGGTCGGAGACGTCGAGGGTGACCGCGCGGTCGAACGCGACGATCGCATCCGTCACCCGCCCGAGGTCGAGATGGGCGCTCCCGAGGTTGTACCAGACCTCGTGCGACCTCTCGTCGAGCGCTGCCGCCCGCCCGTAGGCCGCGACCGCGCCGCCCGCGTCGCCGCGCGCCGCGCAGGCGAATCCGAGGTTGAACCAAGCCTGGAAGGAAACCGGCTCGAGGTCGATCGCGCGGCGGAAGCAGCGCACCGCCTCGTCGTAGTCCTCACGCCCGGCGTGCGCCGTCGCGAGGTTGAACCAGCACTCGTAGCCTTCGGCCTCGAGGGCGATCGCCCGCTCGTAGGCCTCGATCGCCGCATCGTGCGCCCCGAGGTGCACGTACGCGTTCCCGAGGTTGTTCCAGGCTTCGAAGAGGTCGGGACGAAGCGCCAGCGCGCGCCGGTACGCCGTGACGGCGCCCTGAGCGTCGCCGAGGGCGTCCTCGGCGTTCCCGAGATCGAACCACGCCTCGACGAGCGCGGGGTCGTGCCGGAGCGCCGTCCGCCAGGCGGCGACGGCGCCTTCGAGGTCGCCTCGACCGAAGCGGCCGACCCCTTCCTCGAGGAAGAGAACGGCATCCGCCGCGGCCGGGCTCAGCAGCCCTTGGGACGCGGGTGCGTCACCGGCGAGCTTGATCGGCCGGCGGTTCGGGGGAACCCGATCTGTCGTGGGAATTCTGTGCCGCAAGGCTCGTGAACCTCGGGCTCAGGCCGTTCCCGTAAGACGCCGCTCTTGTACCATGCTGGCCGCGATACGGTCAACGGAGCGGCGATGACGAAGCGAAGAACGCTCGCCTCCGAGCGGGGCATCGACGGAGTCGGCCTCCACTCCGGCGCCCTCGTCCGGATGCGCCTGGTCCCGGCGGCAGCCGGCACGGGCATCGTGTTCGTTCGCACCGATCTCGGCGGCGCGCGCATCGAAGCGACCCTCGACAACGCGGGACCGAGCTTCTATGCGACCGTCCTCGCGAGGGACGGCGCGAGCGTGAGCACGATCGAGCACCTGATGGCCGCGCTCTACGCGCTCCAGGTCGACGACCTCGAGATCCATCTCGATGCCGCCGAGGTTCCGATCCTGGACGGCTCGTCCCGGCCGTTCGTCGCCGCCGTCCGCGAAGCCGGTCTCACGGAGCTCGACGCCGAGCGCGAGTACATCCACGTCGTCAAGCCGATCACCGTGGCACACGACGACAAGCGGATCTCGGTCCATCCGGCTGCCGAGTACCGCGTCACCTACGCGATCGACTTCGATCATCCCGCGCTCGGCTACCAGGAGCTCACGGCGTCCTTGTGGCGCGCCGACCAGTTCGACGACAAGCTCGCCCCGGCGCGGACGTTCACCTTCGAGCACGAGGTCGAGGCGCTTCGCAAGCGCGGGCTCGCCCTCGGCGGATCGCTCGAGAACGCCGTCGTCGTCGGGCCCCAGGGAATCCTGAACCCGCCGCTCCGCTTCGCCGACGAGTTCGTCCGGCACAAGATGCTCGACCTCACCGGCGATCTCTCGCTCCTCGGCCATCCGCTCCTCGGTCACGTCGTCGCCTACCGTGCGGGGCACGACCTCCACGCACGGCTCGCGCGCGCCATCGCCGCATCCACCGGCTCCTGGTACCTCGCGCCCGCGAGCGAGCTTCCGGCGGAGACCTCGCCGTAGTGAAAAAGAGTGTCCGCCGCACCGTCCAGTGGAGCGCGGCGGGTCTCCTCGCGCTCGCCATCCTCTTCGGCGTTTACCGCTCGAGCCTGCGGCTCGCGGACGCCGGGCCGGAGATGGCGAGCAGCCGCCAGTTCCTCTGGGTCCTGACGCTCGCGATCGTCGTCCTTTCGCTCGCGTTCGCCGGGATCCTCATCCGCAACCTCGTCCGTCTCATCGTCGATCGCAAGCGCGGGATCCTCGGCGCGCGCCTGAGGACCAAGCTCGTCTTCTTCTTTCTCGCGCTCGTTCTCGTGCCCGCATTCCTCCTCTCGTTCGGCGCGGGCGCGTTCATCAAGCAGACGGTCGAAGGGCTCCTCCGCACCCCCGTCGAAGGGGTTAGCCGCCAGGCGAAGGAGATCGTCAAGGAGGCCGGGCGGCGGGAGGAGACTCGCCTCGTCGACCACGCGCGCCTGCTCGCCTCGGATCTCGCGACGGTGCCGGAACACGGCGGCGACGCGCGCCGCGTCGCGGCGATCCACTGGCGCCAGCGCGAGGGGTACGACCTCGTCGCGCTCACGGCGAAGGGCGGACTCGACGCGTTCGACGCGGCCGACCGGATCGAGGCTCCCGAGGTGGCGGCCAATGTGCGGGCCGCGGTCCTGAGGCTCGGGACGGCGGCGGCGCGGACCGCCTCGGCGTCGTTCGATTCGGTGCCGCTTCGGGGCAACGTGCTCCTCATCGCCGCAGCGCCGCTCGGCGCGTCCCAGGGAGACCGCGCGGCGGTCGTCGGGACGATCGTCCGGCCCTCCCTAGAGAACCGCGCGAGCGAGATCGACGCCGCCGAGCGCGCGTACCTCCAGTTCCGCGAGGACCGGCGCGATCTCCTCCGTCTCTACTATTCGCTCATCGCCCTCGTCGGGCTGACGATCGTCTTCGTCGCCTCCTGGATCGGCTTCTACCTCTCGCGGCGGATCACCGTTCCGCTCGGCCAGATGGCGGCCGCCTCGCGCGAGATCTCGGAGGGCAACCTCGGCGTGCGGGTCTTGACGAACGTCGGCGACGAGGTGGGTCAGCTCGTCGAGGCGTTCAACGAGATGGCGGGCCAGCTCCAGGAGAGCCGCGAGGTCATCACGCGGAACACCGCCGAGCTCCGGCGCAGCAACGCGGCGCTCGACGAGAGGCGGCGCTACATCGAGACCCTCGTCGCGCAGCTCTCGACCGCGGTCGTCTCGCTCGACCGCCTCGGCGTCGTGAGCACGGCCAACCCCGCGGCGTCGTCGATGCTCGGTCTCTCGCTCGAAGCGGGCCACGATTTCGTCGGCGCTTGTCGCGACGCGGGGCTCGATCCTCTGGCCGCCCTTCTCGACGAGTTCTCGGCGCGCGGGGCGCCCGCCCTGAGGCGCGAGCTTCTCCTCGAGCGCCACGGCTCCTCGATCGCGGTGACCGTCCACGTCTCGCCCTTGAAGGGGAGCGCCGGGAACGACCTCGGGACCCTCGTCATGATCGAGGACCTGACCGACCTCTTGGAGGCGCAGCGGGCGGCGGCGTGGCGTGAGGTCGCGCGGCGGATCGCGCACGAGATCAAGAACCCGCTCACGCCGATCCAGCTCGCCGCGCAGCGCCTGCGCAAGAAGTGGGACGACGGTGCGAACGATCTCGGCGAGGTCGTTCACGACGCGACGGCGACGATCGAGCGCGAGGTCACCGGCCTCAAGTCGCTCGTCGACGAGTTCTCGCTGTACGCGCGGATGCCGGCGCCGAATCCGGAGCCGGTCGACTTCGCGGCGATCGTGCGGTCGGTCGTCGATCTCTACCGGGTGCATCCCGGCATCGCGTGGGCGGTCCACCTGGACGACGCCCTCGGGACCGTCCGCGTCGATCGCGATCAGATCCGGCGGGCGCTCATCAATCTCATCGACAATGCGGTCGCCGCGATGAACGGGAACGGCCCGATCGAGGTGGCGGCGGGACCGGGACCGCGCGAGGGATCGGTGCGGGTCGAGATCGCCGATCGCGGCCCCGGAGTGCCGTCGGTGCTCCGGGAGAAGCTCTTCATCCCGTACTTCTCGACGAAGCCGCGCGGAACGGGGCTCGGCCTCGCGATCGTGCAGCGGATCGTCGTCGAGCACGGCGGCACGATCCGGGTCGAGGACAATCCGGGGGGCGGCGCTCGGTTCGTCGTGGAGCTGCCCGGCGTGAGCCGCCTCGAGCGCGAGGGGGCGGTGCGCGAGGCGACGAGGGGGACGGCGGATGGCGCGTGAGCGGATTCTCGTGGTGGACGACGAGCCTGGCGTCCGGTCGATGCTCGAGGCGATCCTCAAGGACGAAGGGTACGAGGTGACCGCCGTCGGCACCGGCGAGGACGGCACGCGTGCCGCCGAGGACGGCGCGTACGACGCCCTGCTCCTCGACGTGTGGCTGCCGGGGATCGACGGGATCGAGACCTTGGCGCGCCTGCGCGCCAAGGGAGTCGACGCCGAGGTCGTCATGATCTCCGGCCATGGCACGATCGACACCGCGGTCAAGGCGACGAAAGCGGGTGCGTTCGACTTCGTCGAGAAGCCGCTGTCGCTCGAGAAGACCCTCGTCGTCGTGAGGAACGCGCTCCGTCAAAGGCAGCTCGAGCGTCGCAACCGGCAGCTCCTGGCGCAGCTCGCGCGCGACACCGAGATCCTCGGCGACAGCGAAGCGGCGCGCCGCGTCAGGCGGGCGGCCGACGCGGCGGCCGCGTCCGAGGCACCGGTGCTCGTCTGCGGTGAGCCGGGAACGGGCCGGGAGACCGTCGCACGGCGTATCCACTCCGGAAGCGTCCGCAGCGACCAGGCGCTCGTTCACGTCCCGTGCGGGGCGCTCGACGCCGCGACGGGCGGCGCCGCGCTGTTCGGAGGCGGGAACTCCCCCGGGCGTCTCGCGATCGCCGAGCGGGGATCGCTCTTCCTCGAGGACGTCGACGCGCTGCCGGTGGAGCTTCAAGCCCGGGTCGCGTCGTGGATGTCGTCGCATCCGGACGTGCGCGTCCTCGCGTCGGCCGCAACGGACCCCGTCGACCTCGTCGAGCCTCTGCGCTCCCAGGTCGACGTGCTTCGGGTCGTCCTGGCACCGCTCCGCGAGCGGCGGGAGGACATCGGACCTCTCGCGCTCCGGTTCATGAAAGAGCTGGCTCGCGAGTACGGGCGGCCGGAGCGCCGGCTCGCCCCTGACGCCGCCGCGGCTCTCGTCGGCTACGCGTGGCCGGGGAACGTACGCGCGCTCCGCAACGTGATCGAGCGTCTTCTCCTCCTGGCACCGGGGGACGCCGTCCGTCTGGAGGACCTGCCGCCGGAGCTGACCGGGGCGGCGGCGCCGGCGGAGGACCTCTACGGACCGTTCGCGTCGTTGGCCGAGGGCCGGAGGGCGTTCGAACGCTACTTCGTCAGGAGAGCGCTGCGCGAGGCGAACGGCGACGCGTCGCTCGCCGCCGAGCGCGCGGGGATCGAGGAGGACGAGCTGCGGTCGAACCTCGCCTGAGGCTCAGGACGCCCGGGAGCCGGCGCGGGACGCGACGACGAGGGCCCCGGAGACGGCGAGGAACGCGGCGGCGCCGAGGAGTGCCGCCTCGAGCGAGAGAACACCGACCGTCCTCGCGCTGAACGTCTCGGGTGCCGACACCCACGCGAGCGACTGCGCGGTGACCCGGACCCACTGCGCCGCCGAGCCGAAGAGCGAGAGCCAGCCGTCGGTCTCCTCCGGCGTGAAGCGGGGGAGCGACGGCGTCGCGAGATCGAACCGCAGCGAAGGCAGGAGGCGCGCGGCAAGCGCCGCGGCACCGACGACGACGCTCGCGGAGCCAGCGATTTTGAGCCCGCGCCGGACGTTCCGCGCCAAGGGGCTCGGCCACGGGGCGCGATCGGGGAGCGCCGCCATCACGGCCTGGAAGACCCGCTCGTCCACCTCGACCGGATCGCCGAGGTCGTCGAGCGCGCCGGCGAGGCGGGATTCGCGCGCCATGACGATCCGGCACGCGGTGCACGCATGAAGATGACGCGCAAGGCGCAGCGCATCGGCGGGAGCGATCTCGCCCTCGAGGGAAGCGACGATCAGGCTCCGGTGTGAACGACAGCGGCTCACGACGTCACCTCCGCATCGAGGAGGTCCGAGAGCTGCGCCCTCAGGATCTCGCGGGCGCGGAAGATGCGGTTCTTGACGGTGCCGAGCGGAAGGCGCGTGATCCGCGCGATCTCGTCGTAGCGGCAATGCTGCCGGTGCCGGAGGAGGATGAGCTGGCGGTACGACACCGGCAGCTCGGTGATCGCGGCATCGAGACGCGCCTCGAGCTCGCGCAGGCGGAGCATGTCGTCGGGGGTCGGATCGCTGCCGGCCAGGGTAGGCGCCGCGGCGTCTTCCTCGGCCGACGGCCCGCTGAGCGAAAGGGTCCGCGGCTGCTTCCGCCGGAGCTGGTCGATCGAGCTGTTGCTCGCGATCCGGTAGAGCCACGTCGTGAAGCGGTAACGCGGATCGAACGAGTCGAGCGACACGTAGACCTTCATGAAGACTTCTTGCGCGAGGTCCATCGCGAGATCGCGCGAGCCGACGAGCCGGAAGATGTAGTTGACGAGGCCTCGCTGATGTCTGAGGACGAGCGCGCCGAACGCGTCACGGTCGCCCGCGAGCGCTTCGTCGACGAGCCGCTCGTCCGGAAGTCCCGCGAGATCCGCGGTCGTGCTCTTGAGCGCGCCTAATCCCGACTTGGATTTCGTCACCTTCGCCCCTCCGCACCCATTGGTACGCGGCAGCGCTCGAAAAAGTTTCCCGGCACCGTGCTAGGATCCGCGACCGATCTTACGGCCGCTCCTCGCGGCCGGGAAGGGGCTGGTCGTGGAAGCGCCGCGTTTGGGCGAGCGGGCACGCACCAAGCTCCTCCATCTCCTCTCCGACGATCATCCGGACCCGGTGGTTTGGGTGGCTCGCCTCCGGTCGTTCCGCGAGTTCGAGACGGCTCCCGCGTTCGCCAGCGCCGTTCAGGTTCTTTTTCAGCTCGACCTCGACGATGCGGAGGCCGAGCACCTCCTGGAGCACGTCCTCGACCACCGAGCCGCGCTCGTGACGACGCTGGGGCGGGACCCGGGCATTCGCGTCGCCGCGATGGACTATCTGTCGAACGTCGAGAAGCGGTATGCGAACCCGAAGATCGTCGAGATGGAAGAATTTGAGGAAACCGAGCGCTCGGCGCGGACCGATCCTCTGACCGGGCTCGCGAACCGCCGCGTCTTCGACGAAGCGCTCGACCGCGAGATCCGCAGGAGCCGCCGCTACGGCTGGCCCCTGACCGTCGTCATGGCGGACCTCGATCATTTCAAGGTCGTGAACGATTCATTCGGCCATCTCCTCGGCGACCTCGTTCTCGAGCGGGCCGGGGAGGTCCTGCGCCACGCCGTCCGCGAGGCGGACGTCGCGAGCCGGTACGGCGGAGAGGAGTTCGCGATCGTGCTCCCGGAGACGCCGCGGGTCGGAGGCTTCGCGGTCGCGGAGCGGATTCGGTGTCGGATCGCGCGTGCCTTCTCCGAGCGCGGCGTCGGCGGCCACGAGGTCGCCTTGAGCATCTCGTGCGGCCTGGCGACCTACCCGGACGACGGCCTGCACGCGGTCGAGATCGTCGCCCGCGCCGACGAGGCGCTCTACGGCGCGAAGCGCGCGGGACGGAATCGCGTCTGCGTCCATCATCGCGAGAAGCGCGGCGCGTTCCGCTTTCCCCTCAAAGCGACGGCGCTCGTCACGCTGGCGACGAAGGCGTCGCCGGGCGCACAAGCGGTCAACGTCAGCCGGACCGGCGCGCTCGTCGCCGGCGCGGCCGGTCTCGGCGTCGACGACCCCGTCGCGCTGCGATGGAGCGCGGGCTTCGAGGTCGAAGGGCGCGTGACGCGCGTCGACGGCACCACCGCCGGGATCGCGTTCGATCATCCGGTCGCGGAAGAGCGCGTGATGGAGCACGTCTCGCTCGCGCGTCCTCTCTCTCGCGCCGGCCGGCGGGCCCGCCGTTGATCACACGCGAAGACGCGGTGCGTCTCAAGGACCAGCTCCTCGGCCTGCTCGCGGAGGACTCCCAGAACGCCGAGCGTCTCCTGGCGAGGCTCGACGGGATCGGCCGCGAAACGGGGATCCTCGCGCACGCGGCTCTGCTCCTCCTCCTGACGGGGCTCGCGTTCGACGAGGACGAGGCGCGCGCGCATTGGGAAGCGATCCTCGAGCACCGGCACGGCCTCTCGCTCGCGCTCGGGCGCGATGCGGGACTCAGGACGGCGGTCCTCGACTACTTCATCAACGTCAACCGGCGTCTCGCCCGGCCGACCCTCATCGACGTCGCCATGGAGCGGTCCGCTTCCGGGGGAATCGACGATCTCACCGGCCTCTCGACCGACCGTCCGTTCCGTTCGGCGGTCCAGAGCGAGCTCCGGCGGGCCAAGCGCTACGGTCATCCGGTCGCCGTCGTCCTGTTCGACATCGACGGCTTCGCGGCGGTCAACGAGCGGGCGGGAACCCTCGTCGGCAACCGCCTGCTGCGCGAGGCGGCGATGGTGCTCGGGAACAAGATCCGGGACATCGATCTCGCGGCGCATCCCGGCGAGGACGAGCTCGCGGTCCTCCTCCCGCAGACCGATCGGAACGGCGCGTTCCTCGTCGCGGAGCGCTTCCGTCGCGAGCTCGAGGCGCACTTCCGCAAGCGCGATGCGAACGGCCGGCCGGCCGACCTCACCGTCTCGGGCGGTGTGGCGTCGTATCCCGAAGACGCGCTCGACGCGGAGGCGCTCATGGCCCGTGCGGCCCAGGCCCTGTATCAGGCGAAGGCCGCGGGAAAGAACGCCATCGTCGTCC is from Candidatus Polarisedimenticolaceae bacterium and encodes:
- the dapF gene encoding diaminopimelate epimerase, whose translation is MSHGVPFAKMSGAGNDFVVLDASTWGSITDRVSWVRRVCRRGLSVGSDGVLVVGPEDGGVRVVFFNPDGGEAFCGNGSRCAARFAAARGMAPRSMTLATYAGAVAAEVDGDRVRLVLPPPVDQGEIVLRDAEGSAHRARLIVAGVPHVVLRVEGLDRWPLARIAPALRRDPSLGPAGANIDAVETESGGAVRVRTWERGVEGETLACGSGAVASALLARIQGAGERVTVVPRSGIPLVVELPGDPRRPSSAILIGDARFVFEGALSEEGLGPPP
- a CDS encoding PGPGW domain-containing protein, whose translation is MKPASRLRKVLDWTLGLGLIALGIVGLVLPGLQGILLILAGLAVLSSHSPRARRLLDMLKAKVKAAKDRVTRNKGTGTS
- a CDS encoding MBL fold metallo-hydrolase is translated as MRVAAATVMLGIACVSSLAAPEGARRGDFDVETLAPGMRVYRNTAPGLEGTNSIVVERADGLLVIDAQPTPAAAKALLAAIATDLKKPVRYLVLTHPHQEACGGASAFPPETLVVASASARASLEDKDFDVGAEFRARAADPSGWEEPKRVLPVLYAAGPFTLDDPVRKVLLYPLPHAHSRGDLWVEFPGTGIMAIGGLLVGDRNPYGKDSDIRGWIGALNDLVRDDLKFLVPTRGPAQDVAAARTMRDTLAWTRGRVQEAFTDLVPQKDIVDRVLADPGLAQRFDPAAKPSFARTIVTQAFDETLADRKRRGLPD
- a CDS encoding transglycosylase SLT domain-containing protein, which translates into the protein MRRGPLIVTGILVLAAAGAGTLWVAKRTVRWNDARTMPPPLEAAVRAYAKGDDVAGTADIATFLRRYKAPAWEPRARVLAAARLAARGKDGEIARVLPRELPESEPLAPLALVLRARALLAGSDADRAGDLARRALAIPGFPSGDDARRIVVASAVAKGRWQDALRVLDDAKSASGTVEAARLLAANGDPAGARRRLAEAALAPMSADDTALVLTAFQETVPDAAARFEPADRPKLVTAARRLVEENRTQQALDLLALPSPPTPSESLAAGEAFFKLGRTAEARAALVRAKTGDAGTKDGARYLEARLAADAGRYDLYRSALQTLGRQGASPWREHALLDLAKAGEGVPSPATLDAYRRYRLAAGDDADPLALLREGWAAYELGKTVDADAGFARALARPDAPDGVKITALYWRARIADASGRSAAARDAWQHLAADYGNHYYGILAAKRLGTPVPAAAGDLAPLTNPGRWLAAGRQLASVGLWDAASSSYRAALDGADDAARMTVASEAATAARQAGSLADAVAFAQRAIGDRDRARVERVPVSLWRLLAPAPSAEAITKAAKECGLPPALLAAVALQESAFNPLAVSSAGARGLLQVMPAVGAELAARLKIAPFKPDDLFDPETNLRLGCAHLQDYIRRFGSVPPGLAAYNGGPARVERWSTARADDERFVERIPIPETRIYVKRVLAGARLYAIAWPKGLGVE
- a CDS encoding tetratricopeptide repeat protein, giving the protein MRHRIPTTDRVPPNRRPIKLAGDAPASQGLLSPAAADAVLFLEEGVGRFGRGDLEGAVAAWRTALRHDPALVEAWFDLGNAEDALGDAQGAVTAYRRALALRPDLFEAWNNLGNAYVHLGAHDAAIEAYERAIALEAEGYECWFNLATAHAGREDYDEAVRCFRRAIDLEPVSFQAWFNLGFACAARGDAGGAVAAYGRAAALDERSHEVWYNLGSAHLDLGRVTDAIVAFDRAVTLDVSDHEAWNNYGHALVLADRKPEAAHAFRRALALDPSYDAGWNNLGNVLEGAGLLEEAKDAYAHAVAISPDRATYRLNLASVLARGDDPRAAIQHLARAIRLAPEVKSLLEGFAEFASLLDDALRQPTGESG
- the lpxC gene encoding UDP-3-O-acyl-N-acetylglucosamine deacetylase; this translates as MTKRRTLASERGIDGVGLHSGALVRMRLVPAAAGTGIVFVRTDLGGARIEATLDNAGPSFYATVLARDGASVSTIEHLMAALYALQVDDLEIHLDAAEVPILDGSSRPFVAAVREAGLTELDAEREYIHVVKPITVAHDDKRISVHPAAEYRVTYAIDFDHPALGYQELTASLWRADQFDDKLAPARTFTFEHEVEALRKRGLALGGSLENAVVVGPQGILNPPLRFADEFVRHKMLDLTGDLSLLGHPLLGHVVAYRAGHDLHARLARAIAASTGSWYLAPASELPAETSP